CAATCGTGGCTCTGTCGATTTTATTGACATCTTTTTCAAAAACCATCCAACAATTTAATGCGTTAGTACCGTTCATCTTTGTTAGCATGGCAATGATCGGTGGTGCGTATTGGCCATTAGAAATTGTGTCTTCTGATGTTATCTTATTTATTTCAAAGCTTGTACCTGTCACATATGGAATGGAAGCGTTAAAAGGAGCGACAATTTACGGATTAGGGCTTACAGAGTTAATGATGCCCATTAGTGTGCTGACGTTAATGGGTGTCATCTTTATGGGGGTAGGGATTAATTTGATGGAGAAACGGTGAATAAATGCAAACCTTACTGAGAGGATTTTCTTTCGGTAAGGTTATTTTTGTAAAAAAATAAAAATGAATGAATGCTCATTTTGTCTCATTGTCACTAGTTTTGAAAACCATTGTCGAAAGGGTATCTTTCTGTAATATTTCTTGTAATAATTAATTTTGCCGTAAAAAGTAGCAATCAAAAAGGAGACATCATAAAAACTATGGATGCATTATTGAAAAAAATTGAATTGAAAAGACAAGAAATGTTGCAATTAGCCCTTCAGTTTGGTTTTTCACATGATAAAACGGTAATGTGTAGTCAAGAATTGGACAAGTTATTAAACAAGTATCGTGCAATACAGGTGAAGCAAACATATGCAATACATTCGGATATGTTTATTAGTAAGTATAATACTCAACCGACTCATGCAGTCGTTTAATGAAATAGATAATGGAAGAAGGTGACAAATTGGATCACCTTCCTCGTGTCTAAAAAAGAAGCTTAATACGACCAGTATGTTAGAAGAAAGATGAGTGTCCCTGTAATAAGAGAAATACCAAAAATCATGAAAAGAAAGTCTATAAATCCATCCAATAAGGCTTGTCTTTGCTGGGCTCTACGGTAACCTTTGACAACACTTCGATGATGCTTTAAAGATCTCATTCAATCTCCCCCTTTTATGGTTATTATCGGAAATAAAGTCGATATATTTACTTATTTCAAAAAATAACTTCACAATCAATAAGTGTTATAGGCTAAGTCAAAGATTCGATAGAAGAGGGAGTTATGGTTGAGGTTTAAAATTCTGATAATTCAAAAAATAATCCCTATGTACTATTTTACAACATAATAGTAGTAATAACTATAGAAAATTATTCCAAATACTTTAATTTTTTGTAAATTTTTCTCTAAACAATGAAATTGAGTGGACTTAACGCTTTCAAACTTTATAAGAAGTTGCAAAATGTGCGCTAAAAAGTTTCTCAAGATAAATCTCAGCAATGAACATTTGCTACTATTTATGATGAAGCAGAAGAGTCTATGGTTGGTCATGATTTGCGACCAAACCGACTACTAAGCATAGGGAGCGAGCCTTAGATGCACAAAAATGACCATTCCCAATCTTGATGAAGCAAGAGGAAATGGCCTTAAGGTAGTAGGTACGACAAAGGAAAGAGTTTGGTAAATACTTCCCTCTTAATGATTCTGGTTAAGGTCTGTCTGAAGGTGCTTTAGGGTGAAAGACCATAGAAGCAATTGGAATAAGAAAAATAGTTAAAAAGATAAGGAGCATCAAGGTCAGTAAGCTAGTAATACTCAATTGTTTTTTAGGGACGCTATTGTATTTTTGATATAATTCCGTAATCTCATCATTTCTTTCAACAATGGATGAGGAGTGAAACGTATTGTTTTGTTCATCATAATAAAGAATATCGTGACGGTTAAATGAGAAGAAG
The DNA window shown above is from Bacillus spongiae and carries:
- a CDS encoding aspartyl-phosphate phosphatase Spo0E family protein, whose protein sequence is MDALLKKIELKRQEMLQLALQFGFSHDKTVMCSQELDKLLNKYRAIQVKQTYAIHSDMFISKYNTQPTHAVV